The following proteins are co-located in the Aggregatibacter aphrophilus ATCC 33389 genome:
- the pyrE gene encoding orotate phosphoribosyltransferase encodes MDVYKQQFIEFALARQVLKFGEFTLKSGRVSPYFFNAGLFNTGADLARLGGFYAAALQAAGLQYDVIFGPAYKGIPIATAVSVALFNQFNVDKPVCFNRKEAKDHGEGGNLIGSPLRGKVLLVDDVITAGTAIRESMQLIQANEAQLSAVLIALNRQERGNGELSAIQEVERDYQCNVLSIIDFADLMAFIETRAEYQQYLLAMRAYREQYGI; translated from the coding sequence ATGGATGTCTACAAACAACAGTTTATTGAATTCGCCCTTGCCCGTCAGGTATTAAAATTCGGCGAATTCACCTTGAAATCCGGCCGTGTCAGTCCTTATTTTTTTAACGCGGGATTATTCAACACCGGTGCGGACTTGGCCCGTTTAGGCGGATTTTATGCCGCTGCCTTGCAAGCTGCCGGATTGCAATACGATGTGATTTTTGGCCCGGCGTACAAAGGCATTCCTATCGCCACTGCTGTTTCAGTTGCGTTGTTTAATCAATTTAATGTGGATAAACCGGTATGTTTTAACCGTAAAGAAGCCAAAGATCACGGCGAAGGCGGCAATTTAATCGGCAGCCCGTTACGCGGCAAGGTGTTGTTGGTGGACGATGTGATCACCGCCGGTACGGCAATTCGCGAATCCATGCAATTGATTCAGGCAAATGAAGCGCAATTAAGCGCCGTGTTAATTGCTTTAAATCGTCAAGAGCGCGGTAACGGCGAGCTTTCTGCCATTCAAGAAGTAGAACGCGATTACCAATGCAACGTACTGTCCATTATTGATTTTGCCGATTTAATGGCGTTTATTGAAACAAGGGCGGAATACCAACAATATTTGCTGGCCATGCGCGCTTATCGTGAGCAGTACGGTATTTAA
- a CDS encoding SgcJ/EcaC family oxidoreductase: MKKWISAVAMTTLLTACTQSKSPDAASTMQCKAVTEQEIAQLFDRWNDSLKTGDAKKVVANYAADSVLLPTVSNKIRLTAAEKEDYFNHFLANAPVGTIDQSHIQIGCNTASDVGLYSFVYKKTGKKASGRYSFNYQWNGKEWLIAHHHSSLMPEGKKKVG; encoded by the coding sequence ATGAAAAAATGGATTAGTGCGGTGGCAATGACCACATTACTTACAGCATGTACTCAGTCCAAATCGCCTGATGCAGCATCAACAATGCAATGTAAGGCAGTTACTGAACAAGAAATTGCACAGTTGTTTGATCGTTGGAATGATTCGCTTAAAACAGGCGATGCTAAGAAGGTCGTAGCTAATTATGCGGCGGATTCGGTTTTATTACCGACTGTCTCCAATAAAATTCGTCTGACAGCAGCTGAAAAAGAAGATTATTTTAATCACTTTTTAGCAAATGCTCCTGTAGGAACCATCGATCAAAGCCATATCCAAATTGGCTGTAACACAGCTTCTGACGTTGGTTTATATTCCTTCGTTTACAAGAAGACCGGTAAAAAAGCCAGCGGACGTTATAGTTTTAACTATCAATGGAATGGCAAAGAGTGGTTAATTGCTCACCATCACTCTTCTTTAATGCCGGAAGGTAAGAAAAAGGTAGGTTAA
- a CDS encoding patatin-like phospholipase family protein has protein sequence MKVGLVLEGGAMRGMFTAGVLDVFLDEQIHIDGIVSVSAGALFGVNLPSKQRGRVLRYNKKYLNDKRYMGWHSLFTTGNIVNKEFAFYQLPVELDVFDQEAFARSGIDLYTVLTNVESGEAEYVKIHDAFEQMETLRATSAMPFVSKMVEINGKKYLDGGIADSIPLRFCQQLGYDKIIVVLTRPLDYRKTPTNPLLFNAFYRRYPKLVERLTNRYADYNRTVEDIIRLNEQGKIFVIRPSITLPIRRIEKDVHKIQAMYDLGVSDAQYVMKDLKAYLAG, from the coding sequence ATGAAAGTCGGATTGGTATTAGAAGGCGGCGCCATGCGCGGGATGTTCACCGCCGGCGTGTTGGATGTCTTCTTGGATGAACAGATTCACATTGACGGCATCGTTAGTGTGTCTGCCGGAGCCTTATTCGGCGTAAATTTGCCTTCCAAACAACGTGGCCGCGTGTTGCGTTACAACAAAAAATACCTCAATGACAAACGCTACATGGGTTGGCACAGCCTGTTCACCACGGGCAATATCGTTAACAAAGAGTTCGCCTTTTATCAGCTCCCTGTTGAATTGGATGTATTCGATCAAGAAGCATTTGCCCGCTCCGGCATCGACTTATACACGGTGTTAACCAACGTAGAAAGCGGCGAAGCGGAATATGTGAAAATCCACGATGCCTTTGAGCAAATGGAAACATTGCGTGCCACCTCCGCCATGCCTTTCGTGTCGAAAATGGTGGAAATCAACGGCAAAAAATATTTAGACGGCGGCATTGCAGACAGTATTCCGTTGCGTTTCTGTCAACAGTTAGGCTACGACAAAATCATCGTCGTGCTCACCCGCCCATTGGATTACCGCAAAACGCCGACCAATCCGCTACTGTTCAACGCTTTTTATCGCCGTTACCCAAAACTGGTCGAACGCCTGACCAACCGCTATGCCGACTATAACCGCACGGTGGAAGACATCATTCGTCTTAACGAACAGGGCAAGATTTTCGTCATCCGACCATCCATCACGTTACCAATTCGACGCATCGAAAAAGATGTACACAAAATTCAAGCTATGTATGATTTGGGCGTAAGCGATGCGCAATATGTCATGAAAGATTTAAAAGCGTATTTGGCGGGCTAA
- the dusC gene encoding tRNA dihydrouridine(16) synthase DusC, with protein MRVILAPMQGVLDPLVRQLLTEVNDYDLCISEFVRVMDQRLPPKVFYRLCPELHHQGFTPSGTPVRVQLLGQHPQWLAENAELAIQLGSHGVDLNCGCPSKTVNGSNGGASLLKQPELIYQATKAIRQAVPQEQAVSVKVRLGWDSTDFAYDIADAVQQGGATEIAIHGRTKTDGYRADRINWQKIGEIRQKLNIPVIANGEIWRWEDGQRCLAMTDCDDLMVGRGALNIPNLSRVLKHNDAPLNWSEIMPILCKYAALENCHDSGFYHVARIKQWLQYLKCEYEEATSLFEVVKRCHDGEELRGLLEAYLG; from the coding sequence TTGCGCGTCATTTTAGCCCCAATGCAGGGCGTACTTGATCCGCTGGTGCGGCAATTATTAACGGAAGTGAACGACTATGATTTGTGCATTTCCGAATTTGTGCGCGTAATGGATCAACGTCTGCCACCGAAAGTGTTTTATCGCCTTTGCCCCGAATTACACCACCAAGGCTTTACCCCAAGCGGTACCCCGGTGCGCGTGCAACTGCTCGGACAACATCCTCAATGGTTGGCGGAAAACGCTGAACTCGCCATTCAATTAGGTTCCCACGGCGTTGATTTAAACTGTGGCTGCCCGTCGAAAACCGTGAACGGTAGCAACGGTGGCGCTTCTTTGTTAAAACAACCGGAACTTATCTACCAAGCCACTAAAGCCATCCGTCAAGCCGTACCGCAAGAACAGGCAGTCAGCGTTAAAGTGCGCTTGGGCTGGGATTCCACGGACTTCGCTTATGACATTGCCGATGCGGTGCAACAAGGCGGCGCGACCGAAATTGCTATTCATGGACGCACCAAAACGGATGGCTATCGCGCTGATCGCATCAACTGGCAAAAGATCGGTGAAATCCGCCAAAAACTCAATATTCCTGTCATCGCCAACGGTGAAATTTGGCGCTGGGAAGACGGACAACGATGCCTCGCAATGACCGACTGCGATGATCTGATGGTCGGTCGCGGTGCGCTAAATATACCTAATTTAAGTCGCGTACTAAAACATAACGATGCCCCGTTAAACTGGTCTGAGATCATGCCAATTCTGTGCAAATATGCCGCACTGGAAAATTGCCATGATAGCGGTTTTTACCATGTAGCGCGTATTAAGCAATGGTTGCAGTATTTAAAATGTGAGTATGAAGAGGCAACGAGTTTATTTGAAGTCGTCAAGCGGTGCCATGATGGGGAAGAGTTAAGGGGGTTGTTGGAGGCTTATTTAGGATAG
- the djlA gene encoding co-chaperone DjlA, which translates to MNFIGKFLGAIIGFRLGGFFGMLAGIFLGHLADKKLYELGTVSSTFFKNKTTRQLLFMQTTFAVLGHLSKAKGRVTEEDIQLANHLMSHMQLDDAGRRLAQDAFNRGKQTDFPIRQVIREFRLGCGQRGDLLRAFLSVQLQAAFSDGQLHDNEKSVLFVVAEELGLSRVQFEQMLAMEMAARQFTRGGFYQQGGYYQQQHSGYQGGYQHQSQQSSSGPTLDDAYKVLGVTAADDQPTVKRAYRRLMNENHPDKLVAKGLPPEMMEMAKEKAQQIQAAYDLICKAKGWK; encoded by the coding sequence ATGAATTTTATTGGAAAATTTTTAGGTGCCATTATCGGCTTTCGGTTGGGCGGTTTTTTCGGCATGTTGGCAGGGATTTTTCTTGGCCACCTCGCCGATAAAAAATTGTATGAATTGGGCACGGTAAGCTCCACTTTTTTCAAAAATAAAACTACCCGTCAGTTACTCTTTATGCAAACCACCTTTGCGGTGCTTGGGCATTTAAGCAAAGCCAAAGGACGTGTGACGGAAGAAGACATTCAACTGGCGAACCATTTAATGAGTCATATGCAATTGGACGATGCCGGTCGCCGTTTAGCGCAAGACGCATTTAATCGTGGCAAACAGACAGATTTCCCGATTCGTCAGGTGATTCGTGAATTTCGTCTCGGTTGTGGTCAACGTGGCGATTTATTGCGTGCGTTTTTATCGGTTCAACTCCAAGCAGCCTTTTCTGACGGACAATTGCATGATAATGAAAAAAGTGTGCTGTTTGTGGTGGCGGAAGAACTCGGCTTATCCCGCGTCCAATTTGAGCAAATGTTGGCAATGGAAATGGCGGCGCGTCAATTTACCCGCGGCGGTTTTTACCAACAAGGCGGTTATTATCAACAGCAACATTCAGGCTATCAAGGCGGTTATCAACACCAATCCCAACAATCGTCTTCCGGTCCGACATTAGATGATGCTTATAAAGTCCTCGGCGTCACGGCAGCGGACGATCAACCTACGGTAAAACGCGCTTATCGTCGTTTAATGAATGAAAATCATCCGGACAAATTGGTGGCGAAAGGTTTGCCGCCGGAAATGATGGAAATGGCGAAAGAAAAAGCGCAGCAAATTCAAGCGGCGTACGATTTAATTTGCAAAGCCAAAGGCTGGAAATAA
- a CDS encoding ABC transporter permease — protein MNRNPPFWLTVLIILISLPLILPFLYVVVRAVDVGWVRSIELLWRPRMWELLSNTLLLMVCVTTFSIILGTVCAFLLERYRFWGKPFFQVAMTLPLCIPAFVSCFTWISLTFSVEGFWGTIGIMTLSSFPLAYLPVAATLKRLDRSLEEVSLSLGKNRRYTFWHAIFPQLKPAIGSSVLLIALHMLVEFGAVSILNYQTFTTAIFQEYEMAFNNNTAALLSAVLMVICALIVFGEIFFRGQQTLYNSGKGVTRPYPVKNLMAGKQLLAVIFFLTIFVLSIGVPLTMLIHWMIVGTSIESAVDFSAFFEAFSNSLMVSGLGAGLTVLCALPLVWSAVRYRNRLTVWIDRLPYLLHAVPGLVIALSLVYFTINYAYSFYQTFLMVVVAYFMLYLPMAQTTLRSSLEQISDNVEKVGQSLGRSHFYIFRTLTIPAMLPGIAAAFALVFLNLMKELTATLLLTPNDIKTLSIAVWEYTSDAQYAAATPYAVMLVLFSGIPVFLLKKYAFK, from the coding sequence TTGAACCGTAATCCTCCGTTTTGGCTAACTGTCTTGATTATTCTTATCAGTTTGCCGTTGATTTTGCCCTTTCTCTATGTGGTAGTTAGAGCTGTTGATGTGGGTTGGGTGCGCAGTATTGAACTGCTTTGGCGGCCGCGTATGTGGGAGCTGTTGAGCAATACGTTATTGTTGATGGTGTGTGTGACGACATTTTCCATCATTCTCGGCACGGTTTGCGCCTTTTTGTTAGAACGCTATCGCTTTTGGGGTAAGCCCTTTTTTCAGGTAGCGATGACATTGCCGCTTTGTATTCCTGCGTTCGTCAGTTGTTTCACGTGGATTAGCCTCACTTTTAGCGTTGAGGGCTTTTGGGGCACGATTGGCATTATGACCTTAAGCTCCTTTCCGCTTGCCTATTTGCCTGTTGCCGCCACCTTAAAACGGTTGGATCGCTCATTGGAGGAAGTCAGTCTTTCCCTTGGCAAAAACCGCCGTTACACCTTTTGGCACGCCATATTTCCACAGTTAAAACCCGCCATCGGCAGCAGTGTTTTATTAATCGCGTTACATATGTTGGTGGAATTCGGTGCCGTGTCGATTTTGAATTATCAAACCTTCACCACCGCCATTTTCCAAGAGTATGAAATGGCCTTTAATAACAATACGGCAGCGTTACTGTCAGCGGTGTTGATGGTGATTTGTGCCTTGATCGTGTTCGGCGAAATTTTCTTTCGTGGACAACAAACCCTGTACAACAGTGGCAAAGGCGTTACCCGCCCTTATCCGGTGAAAAATTTAATGGCCGGTAAGCAACTCTTGGCTGTCATTTTTTTCCTCACAATTTTTGTCCTCAGCATCGGCGTACCGCTCACCATGTTGATTCACTGGATGATCGTAGGCACGTCCATTGAAAGTGCGGTGGATTTTTCTGCCTTTTTCGAAGCCTTCAGCAATTCTTTGATGGTTTCTGGTTTAGGCGCGGGGCTCACCGTGCTTTGCGCCCTGCCGCTCGTTTGGAGCGCCGTGCGTTATCGCAACCGCCTCACCGTGTGGATTGACCGCCTGCCTTATTTATTACACGCCGTACCGGGTTTGGTTATCGCCTTGTCGTTGGTGTATTTCACCATTAACTACGCTTATTCTTTCTACCAAACGTTCCTCATGGTGGTGGTCGCCTATTTCATGTTGTATTTGCCAATGGCGCAAACCACATTGCGTAGCTCCTTGGAACAAATATCCGACAATGTAGAAAAAGTGGGGCAAAGCCTTGGGCGCAGTCATTTTTATATTTTCCGCACGCTCACCATTCCCGCCATGTTACCGGGCATTGCCGCCGCGTTTGCGTTGGTGTTTCTAAACCTGATGAAAGAACTCACCGCCACCTTATTACTCACCCCAAACGACATCAAAACCTTATCCATCGCCGTTTGGGAATACACCAGTGATGCCCAATATGCCGCCGCTACGCCTTATGCCGTGATGTTAGTGCTATTTTCCGGCATTCCGGTGTTTTTATTGAAAAAATATGCATTTAAATAA
- the rpsB gene encoding 30S ribosomal protein S2, producing the protein MAQVSMRDMLQAGVHFGHQTRYWNPKMKPFIFGPRNGVHIINLEKTVPMFNEALAELTRIASNNGKVLFVGTKRAATDAVQAAALECQQYYVNHRWLGGMLTNWKTVRQSIKRLKDLETQSQDGTFDKLTKKEALMRGREMEKLELSLGGIKEMGGLPDALFVIGADHEHIAVKEANNLGIPVFAIVDTNSSPDGIDFVIPGNDDAARAIQLYLSSAVAAIKKGRGNEAAVAEELAQAAE; encoded by the coding sequence ATGGCACAAGTTTCTATGCGCGACATGCTACAAGCCGGCGTTCACTTCGGTCACCAAACTCGTTACTGGAACCCAAAAATGAAACCATTTATTTTCGGACCACGCAACGGCGTTCATATCATCAACCTTGAAAAAACCGTTCCAATGTTTAACGAAGCATTAGCTGAGTTAACCCGCATTGCAAGCAATAACGGTAAAGTGTTGTTCGTTGGTACCAAACGTGCGGCGACCGATGCAGTGCAAGCAGCAGCGTTAGAATGTCAACAATATTACGTCAATCACCGTTGGTTAGGTGGTATGTTGACTAACTGGAAAACAGTTCGTCAATCCATCAAACGTTTAAAAGATTTAGAAACCCAATCTCAAGACGGCACTTTCGACAAATTAACCAAAAAAGAAGCGTTAATGCGTGGCCGTGAGATGGAAAAACTTGAATTAAGCCTTGGCGGTATCAAAGAGATGGGCGGTCTTCCGGATGCATTATTCGTTATCGGTGCAGACCACGAACACATCGCTGTTAAAGAAGCAAACAACTTGGGTATCCCAGTATTTGCTATCGTTGATACTAACTCTAGCCCGGATGGCATTGATTTCGTTATCCCAGGTAACGATGACGCAGCACGTGCAATTCAACTTTATCTTTCTTCTGCTGTTGCAGCGATCAAAAAAGGTCGTGGTAACGAAGCAGCGGTTGCTGAAGAATTAGCGCAAGCCGCAGAATAA
- a CDS encoding ABC transporter ATP-binding protein, whose translation MQINQPLLRLHHINKYFNQLHVLRDISLQLNSDEILFLLGASGCGKTTLLRTIAGFEQADHGEIWLKERLIFGANCNVPTQQRHLGYVVQEGVLFPHMNVYRNIAYGLGDGKGRSAEERQRIEEVMALTGITALADRFPHQLSGGQQQRVALARAIAPNPELILLDEPFSALDEHLRQQIRHDMLQALRQSGTSAVFVTHDRDEALRYADKIAVLQNGEILQIADPRTLYWSPQHLCTATFIGESIVLPATLNSPSTAHCQLGDIAVIDKSQGQQTGTLLLRPEQFCLSKTPQNSTALFNAIVRHVEFKGKITAIRIEINGFEIELEEHHGIELCVGDKADVYLYGTGLFYGE comes from the coding sequence ATGCAAATAAATCAACCTTTATTACGACTTCATCACATCAATAAATATTTCAACCAACTTCATGTTCTGCGTGATATTTCCTTGCAGCTAAACAGCGACGAGATCTTATTTTTATTAGGTGCATCAGGCTGTGGCAAAACCACCTTATTGCGCACCATCGCAGGCTTTGAGCAGGCTGACCATGGCGAAATTTGGTTAAAAGAGCGGTTGATTTTCGGCGCAAATTGCAACGTGCCGACGCAACAACGTCATTTGGGCTATGTGGTGCAGGAAGGCGTGTTATTTCCACATATGAATGTATATCGCAACATTGCTTACGGCTTGGGCGATGGCAAAGGTCGCTCCGCGGAAGAGCGACAACGCATCGAAGAAGTGATGGCGCTCACCGGTATTACTGCACTTGCCGACCGTTTCCCGCACCAACTTTCCGGCGGACAACAACAACGCGTCGCTTTAGCGCGCGCTATCGCCCCTAATCCCGAACTGATCTTACTGGACGAACCGTTCAGTGCCTTAGACGAGCACCTGCGCCAACAAATTCGCCATGATATGTTGCAAGCACTCCGCCAAAGTGGCACCTCTGCCGTTTTCGTCACCCACGATCGCGACGAAGCCTTGCGTTATGCCGATAAAATCGCGGTGCTGCAAAATGGAGAAATCCTACAAATCGCCGATCCGCGCACGCTTTATTGGTCGCCACAACACCTCTGCACGGCGACCTTTATCGGAGAGAGCATTGTGTTGCCGGCAACCTTAAATTCACCTTCAACAGCGCACTGTCAATTGGGCGACATCGCCGTGATAGACAAAAGCCAAGGACAACAGACAGGCACGCTACTCCTCCGCCCGGAACAATTCTGCTTGTCAAAAACACCGCAAAATTCCACCGCACTTTTTAACGCCATCGTCCGCCACGTGGAATTCAAAGGCAAAATAACGGCGATTCGAATTGAAATAAATGGCTTCGAAATTGAATTAGAAGAACATCATGGAATTGAGTTGTGTGTAGGAGATAAGGCTGACGTTTATTTGTATGGAACAGGGTTGTTTTATGGGGAGTAA
- the ygfZ gene encoding CAF17-like 4Fe-4S cluster assembly/insertion protein YgfZ, with amino-acid sequence MAYALLTAQQDDIICPLSHYTLIEMAGMDAEKYLQGQLTCDVTKLAAGESTLTAHCDPKGKMSALFRLIRQDEQTFYMLLKSELLPSALDQLKKYAVFSKVTFTPLDWQIIGAAGTKGIEKCGQFSAQIRIDVNAQQPRVILLNPTCLALEPTVEAQVWDLLDIQDGVPSLAAATQLEFIPQALNLQSVEQAISFHKGCYIGQETVARAKYRGANKRALFIFVARTQSLPEIGSALEMALGNNWRATGTITSAVNFHGVLWLQAVLNTPLEEGQAFRLPNCQTLLDMQPLPYELS; translated from the coding sequence ATGGCATATGCACTTTTAACGGCACAACAGGACGACATCATCTGCCCGCTCAGCCATTACACCCTCATTGAAATGGCGGGTATGGATGCGGAAAAATATTTGCAGGGGCAACTCACCTGCGATGTGACAAAACTTGCGGCAGGCGAATCCACCCTCACCGCCCATTGCGATCCGAAAGGCAAAATGAGCGCGCTATTCCGCCTGATTCGGCAAGACGAACAGACGTTTTATATGTTGCTGAAAAGTGAATTATTGCCGTCGGCATTGGATCAACTGAAGAAATATGCGGTGTTTTCCAAAGTCACATTCACCCCGTTAGATTGGCAAATTATCGGCGCCGCCGGCACAAAAGGCATTGAAAAGTGCGGTCAATTTTCTGCACAAATTCGCATTGATGTGAATGCGCAACAACCGCGGGTAATTTTACTCAACCCGACCTGCTTAGCCCTCGAACCCACCGTTGAAGCACAAGTTTGGGATTTATTGGATATTCAAGATGGTGTGCCCAGTTTGGCGGCAGCCACCCAATTAGAATTTATTCCGCAAGCGTTAAACCTGCAAAGTGTCGAACAGGCGATTTCCTTCCACAAAGGGTGTTACATCGGGCAGGAAACCGTGGCACGCGCCAAATATCGTGGTGCCAATAAACGTGCCCTCTTTATTTTCGTGGCACGAACGCAAAGTCTGCCGGAAATCGGTTCCGCCCTAGAAATGGCACTCGGCAACAACTGGCGAGCCACAGGAACCATCACAAGTGCGGTCAATTTTCACGGTGTTTTGTGGTTGCAGGCCGTGTTAAATACGCCGTTGGAAGAAGGTCAGGCGTTCCGCTTGCCGAACTGCCAAACCTTGCTCGATATGCAACCCTTGCCTTATGAGTTAAGCTGA
- the rph gene encoding ribonuclease PH has translation MRPNQRANHQPRPIQITRHYTKHAEGSVLVEFGDTKVLCTATVEEGVPRFLKGLGQGWVTAEYGMLPRSTHSRMQREAAKGKQGGRTLEIQRLIARSLRAMVDLEALGERCITLDCDVIQADGGTRTASITGACVALCDALNGLVANGTLSKNPLKGLVAAISVGIVDGEAVCDLEYVEDSAAETDMNVVMMEDGRMIEVQGTAEGEPFSHEELLTLLDLAKQGCDIIFQTQRAALAD, from the coding sequence ATGCGCCCGAATCAACGTGCCAATCATCAACCCCGCCCGATTCAGATCACCCGCCATTATACTAAACACGCGGAAGGTTCCGTGCTGGTGGAGTTCGGCGACACCAAAGTGTTGTGTACCGCCACGGTGGAAGAGGGCGTACCGCGCTTTTTGAAAGGGTTAGGACAAGGTTGGGTTACCGCAGAATACGGCATGTTGCCACGTTCTACCCACAGCCGTATGCAACGTGAAGCGGCAAAAGGCAAGCAAGGCGGCCGTACCTTAGAAATTCAACGTTTAATCGCTCGTTCACTGCGTGCCATGGTAGATTTGGAAGCGCTCGGTGAGCGTTGCATCACATTGGACTGCGATGTCATCCAAGCGGACGGCGGCACTCGCACCGCCTCCATTACCGGCGCTTGCGTGGCGTTATGTGATGCATTGAATGGTTTGGTGGCAAACGGCACATTGAGCAAAAATCCGTTGAAAGGATTGGTCGCGGCAATTTCTGTCGGCATTGTGGATGGTGAAGCAGTATGTGATTTGGAATATGTGGAAGATTCTGCTGCGGAAACAGACATGAACGTGGTGATGATGGAAGATGGTCGCATGATTGAAGTACAAGGTACCGCGGAAGGCGAACCGTTCAGCCATGAGGAATTATTAACCTTATTAGATCTTGCCAAACAAGGTTGCGATATCATTTTCCAAACCCAACGTGCGGCACTGGCTGACTAG
- a CDS encoding YicC/YloC family endoribonuclease yields MIYSMTAFASLEIKKNWGNAVWEIRSVNQRYLETFFRLPEQFRSLENTLRESLRQKLTRGKIECTLRIDNKKQTAAELHINQEFANQVLQSLQWLKQQAGEGEFNLTDVLRYPGVVEVPEQDVDLISRDLLAAFEQVVGEFIAMRQREGEKIHTLLEQRLDAINVEQQKVRSKMPEILQWQRERMLQRFEEIQLQPDPQRLEQELIMLAQRIDVAEELDRLQLHVKETQNILRKGGAVGRKLDFMMQELNRESNTLASKSINVDVTNSAIELKVLIEQMREQIQNLE; encoded by the coding sequence ATGATTTATAGCATGACGGCATTCGCCAGTTTGGAAATCAAAAAAAATTGGGGCAATGCGGTGTGGGAAATTCGCTCGGTGAATCAACGTTATCTGGAAACCTTTTTCCGCCTGCCGGAACAGTTCCGCAGCTTAGAAAACACCCTGCGCGAAAGCCTACGCCAAAAGCTCACCCGTGGCAAAATCGAATGCACATTGCGTATCGATAATAAAAAACAAACCGCCGCCGAATTACATATTAATCAAGAATTTGCAAATCAAGTGCTGCAATCCTTGCAATGGCTGAAACAACAAGCGGGCGAGGGCGAGTTTAATTTAACCGATGTGTTGCGTTATCCGGGCGTGGTGGAAGTGCCGGAACAGGACGTGGATTTAATCAGCCGGGATTTATTAGCGGCGTTTGAACAAGTGGTCGGCGAATTCATCGCTATGCGTCAGCGTGAAGGGGAAAAAATTCATACTTTACTGGAACAGCGCCTTGACGCCATCAACGTCGAACAGCAAAAAGTGCGGTCAAAAATGCCAGAGATTTTACAATGGCAGCGTGAGCGGATGCTGCAACGCTTCGAGGAAATTCAACTGCAACCCGATCCACAACGTTTGGAGCAAGAACTGATTATGCTGGCGCAACGCATTGATGTGGCGGAAGAACTGGATCGGTTACAGTTACACGTGAAAGAAACCCAAAATATTCTGCGCAAAGGCGGCGCGGTGGGACGTAAGCTGGATTTTATGATGCAGGAGCTGAACCGCGAATCCAACACACTGGCGTCCAAATCCATTAATGTGGACGTCACCAATTCCGCCATTGAGCTTAAAGTGTTAATCGAGCAAATGCGTGAGCAAATTCAAAATCTTGAATAA
- the tsf gene encoding translation elongation factor Ts, translating to MAEITASLVKELRERTGAGMMECKKALVEANGDIELAIDNMRKSGQAKAAKKAGRVAAEGVILARVQNGFGVLVEMNCETDFVAKDAGFLGLANEVADYAAANKGATIEQLQAQFEEKRAALVAKIGENMTIRRVAYIEGDVVGSYLHGAKIGVLVAGKGADDELLKHIAMHVAASRPDYVNPSDVPAAVVEHERNIQVDIAMQSGKPREIAEKMVEGRMKKFTGEVSLTGQPFVMDPSKSVGDLLKEKGAEISNFIRLEVGEGIEKVETDFAAEVAAMSKA from the coding sequence ATGGCTGAAATCACAGCATCATTAGTAAAAGAACTGCGCGAACGTACCGGCGCAGGCATGATGGAATGTAAAAAAGCATTAGTTGAAGCAAACGGCGATATCGAATTAGCCATCGACAACATGCGTAAATCTGGTCAAGCAAAAGCGGCGAAAAAAGCAGGCCGTGTTGCAGCTGAAGGTGTTATCCTTGCTCGTGTACAAAATGGTTTCGGCGTATTAGTTGAAATGAACTGTGAAACCGACTTCGTAGCAAAAGACGCCGGCTTCTTAGGTTTAGCCAACGAAGTGGCAGACTACGCTGCTGCCAACAAAGGCGCAACTATTGAACAACTTCAAGCGCAATTTGAAGAAAAACGTGCTGCATTAGTAGCGAAAATCGGCGAAAACATGACAATCCGTCGTGTTGCTTACATCGAAGGCGATGTTGTAGGTTCTTACTTACACGGCGCGAAAATCGGTGTATTGGTTGCCGGTAAAGGTGCTGACGATGAATTGTTAAAACACATCGCAATGCACGTTGCAGCAAGCCGTCCGGACTACGTTAACCCAAGTGATGTTCCTGCCGCAGTGGTTGAACATGAGCGCAACATCCAAGTGGATATCGCAATGCAATCCGGTAAACCACGCGAAATCGCAGAAAAAATGGTTGAAGGCCGCATGAAGAAATTCACCGGCGAAGTCTCTTTAACTGGTCAACCGTTCGTTATGGATCCATCTAAATCTGTTGGCGATCTATTAAAAGAAAAAGGTGCTGAAATCTCTAACTTCATCCGCTTAGAAGTGGGCGAAGGTATCGAGAAAGTGGAAACCGACTTCGCTGCAGAAGTAGCTGCAATGTCTAAAGCTTAA